Proteins encoded by one window of Borreliella afzelii:
- a CDS encoding Eco57I restriction-modification methylase domain-containing protein, which yields MKTNNIVKTNDPNISLYKELSEDFIKKENINKLKDFFILIKNKLSSIDDNSTEANIEALLRSIFEKLNYSVEQQKGGQIEGVDSRVDILLFENDKDKVDFNNKLEEAKKNNEPIPAEDILLIVEVKRPSFSFNTKDKVKEAEDQLYRYLNQYQKHYGMLSNGKVWRLYDKSKVLYGEKRYIEFDFSKVEEKEEYKEQEWFVLFIYLIRKERYLKTSNVIEIEKEQISKEKEIIQKTLREILYEKPDDSVIFKIAKNIYDKEFKVSDKEITQHILASILEESIIFILRIFFIAYIEDNEIFKKILEENKLYRSSISFRYFFYDENTKNKLGYKKIITIFNLLDKGSDAIKFPIFNGGLFAEDKVKYLNNESLLSISELEEILVKILFFEEKNIKDEKFVEYSKLDPKSFGELYETLLEYDLRIADTTVHRIVEDGVYLIRTEEELENKQVNKVATYYKGNIYLTSRSLDRKKSGAYYTPDDLTDFMVISSIEEQLKTKSPLDIKIIDNSCGSGHFLISCLDYLTEKVWYELDKFEDVKKELDKEYRAILKESEEYDVQDSISKELVLKRMLLKKCIYGVDINPISVEITMLSLWINTFIFGTPLSFIEHHIKVGNALLGYTKDEFFDITKKKFESGFSLFKERIKEITTILEDSYQKIKSINDTTKEDIEKSKKIYKEYEESEDTEYLRIIFSLIKLYSLSFDKSLKIEFSDITAVISLIENILGNKTSSEDKEKIEKIRKVSSYYKFFHYGIEFPDIEEGFDIVIGNPPWEKTKFDESEFFSKHIPNYRKLSIKDQNKIKQEILSKDTHPLKIEYNEEKNSISTINNIYKSDFKDFSSGGDPNLFRYFIRFNLKLIKPGGNLTYLTPSALWSESSSRLLRKHIFTNYKLNYIYQFQNQKRFKDVVSLFKFVIFQLSNTKSPTSIFKAKFMIQSSDNILKEITRDLKDNKEDPYKGIELDIDQIKKLSPIQESIIEFKKNKEFSLINKMFIQFGILSEEYIDFKKGLDPSIKNRKSLLKEYDNENFIFLYCGANIHQFNSRFFENKDAKESSKFFWIDKEDLEKILAKDDRHQTKRVFYRAIARNTDERTMISTLSPKNCYCVNSMYINYEKTPISIYKKLFIISIFNSLAFDFLLRRFVDSNVLKSCLYQCPMPQPEKDEILANPLYLTLIKNTSLLIAKNDLGNFKYLLYLEHFKFSKEEVDKILNLDTKDEFFKEKENENNFIVASLYSLTKEDFMVLLNDFKVLKNKKGEDYILSLIKGYENYLRINKLNSTIQS from the coding sequence ATGAAAACTAATAACATTGTAAAAACAAATGATCCAAATATATCTCTTTATAAAGAACTATCAGAAGATTTTATTAAAAAAGAGAATATTAATAAACTAAAAGACTTTTTTATTCTTATAAAAAATAAACTTTCTTCAATAGATGATAATTCAACAGAAGCAAATATAGAGGCTTTATTAAGATCTATATTTGAAAAACTAAATTATTCAGTAGAACAACAAAAAGGTGGGCAAATAGAAGGAGTGGATTCTAGAGTAGATATACTACTTTTCGAAAATGATAAAGACAAAGTAGATTTTAATAATAAATTAGAAGAAGCTAAAAAAAATAATGAGCCTATTCCAGCCGAAGATATCTTACTTATAGTAGAAGTTAAGCGTCCATCATTTAGTTTTAATACTAAAGATAAAGTAAAAGAAGCAGAAGATCAGCTATATAGATATCTAAATCAATATCAAAAACATTATGGGATGCTTTCAAATGGAAAAGTGTGGAGATTATATGACAAATCTAAAGTCCTTTATGGAGAAAAAAGATATATTGAATTTGATTTTTCTAAAGTTGAAGAAAAAGAAGAATACAAAGAACAAGAATGGTTTGTTTTATTCATCTACCTTATAAGAAAAGAAAGATACCTAAAGACAAGCAATGTAATAGAGATTGAAAAAGAACAAATATCTAAAGAAAAAGAGATAATTCAAAAAACTCTTAGAGAGATACTTTATGAGAAGCCTGACGACTCTGTAATATTTAAAATTGCAAAAAATATATATGACAAAGAATTTAAAGTATCAGACAAGGAAATTACCCAACATATTTTAGCTAGCATTCTTGAAGAATCAATTATTTTTATTTTAAGAATATTTTTTATTGCATATATTGAAGATAACGAAATTTTTAAGAAAATATTAGAAGAAAATAAGCTATACAGGTCTTCTATATCTTTTAGATATTTTTTTTATGATGAAAATACAAAAAATAAATTAGGATATAAAAAAATAATAACAATTTTTAATTTACTTGATAAAGGAAGTGATGCAATAAAGTTTCCTATATTTAATGGAGGATTATTTGCAGAAGACAAGGTTAAATATTTAAATAATGAAAGTTTACTAAGTATTAGTGAGCTTGAAGAAATACTGGTTAAAATACTTTTCTTTGAAGAAAAAAATATTAAAGATGAAAAATTTGTAGAGTATTCAAAGCTAGATCCTAAAAGTTTTGGAGAATTGTACGAGACTCTACTTGAATATGACCTAAGAATTGCAGATACTACTGTTCATCGTATTGTTGAAGACGGGGTTTATCTCATTCGTACTGAAGAAGAGCTTGAAAATAAGCAAGTAAACAAAGTTGCTACATACTATAAAGGCAATATTTATCTTACATCTAGATCGCTTGATAGAAAGAAAAGCGGAGCATATTATACCCCGGATGACTTAACTGACTTTATGGTCATATCATCAATTGAAGAACAGCTTAAAACTAAGTCCCCTTTAGATATAAAAATCATTGATAATTCTTGTGGATCAGGGCATTTTTTAATTTCTTGTTTAGATTACTTAACAGAAAAAGTATGGTACGAGCTAGATAAATTTGAAGATGTAAAAAAAGAGCTTGATAAAGAATATAGAGCTATTCTTAAAGAAAGTGAAGAATACGACGTTCAAGATAGTATAAGTAAAGAATTGGTACTTAAAAGGATGCTATTAAAGAAGTGTATTTATGGTGTTGATATTAATCCTATTTCGGTTGAAATTACTATGCTAAGCTTATGGATTAATACCTTTATTTTTGGAACACCACTAAGCTTTATTGAACATCACATAAAAGTAGGAAATGCCCTGCTAGGATATACCAAGGATGAATTTTTTGATATTACAAAAAAGAAATTTGAAAGTGGATTTTCGTTATTTAAAGAGAGAATTAAAGAAATTACAACTATTTTAGAAGATAGCTATCAAAAAATTAAAAGTATTAACGATACTACTAAAGAAGATATAGAAAAATCCAAAAAGATATACAAAGAATATGAGGAAAGTGAAGATACAGAGTATTTAAGAATAATATTTTCTTTAATCAAACTTTATTCTTTATCTTTTGACAAATCTTTAAAAATAGAATTTAGTGATATTACAGCTGTAATTAGTTTAATTGAAAATATTTTGGGCAATAAAACTTCTAGCGAAGATAAAGAAAAAATAGAAAAAATTAGAAAAGTAAGTAGCTATTATAAATTTTTTCACTATGGAATTGAGTTCCCAGATATTGAGGAAGGCTTTGATATTGTAATTGGAAATCCTCCATGGGAGAAAACCAAGTTTGATGAATCTGAATTTTTCTCAAAACACATTCCTAATTACAGAAAACTAAGCATAAAAGACCAAAATAAAATAAAGCAAGAAATACTTAGTAAAGACACACATCCTTTGAAGATTGAATACAATGAAGAAAAAAATAGTATAAGTACTATTAATAATATTTATAAAAGTGATTTTAAAGACTTTTCTAGTGGTGGTGATCCGAATCTTTTTAGATACTTTATTAGATTTAATTTAAAGCTAATAAAACCAGGGGGCAATTTAACTTATCTAACCCCTTCAGCTCTTTGGAGTGAATCTAGTTCTAGATTGCTAAGAAAGCATATATTTACTAACTATAAACTTAATTATATTTATCAATTTCAAAATCAAAAGAGATTTAAAGATGTAGTATCGCTTTTTAAATTTGTAATATTTCAACTAAGTAATACCAAATCCCCCACATCTATTTTTAAAGCAAAATTTATGATCCAGAGCAGTGATAATATTTTAAAAGAAATAACTAGAGATTTAAAAGACAATAAAGAAGATCCTTATAAAGGAATTGAATTAGATATAGACCAAATTAAAAAACTATCTCCTATTCAAGAATCAATAATAGAATTTAAAAAAAATAAAGAATTTAGTTTGATTAACAAAATGTTTATCCAATTTGGTATTCTTAGTGAAGAATATATCGATTTTAAAAAAGGCTTAGACCCAAGTATTAAGAATCGTAAATCTTTATTAAAAGAATATGATAATGAAAACTTTATATTTCTTTATTGTGGAGCTAATATTCATCAGTTTAATTCAAGATTTTTTGAAAATAAGGATGCAAAAGAAAGTTCTAAGTTTTTCTGGATAGATAAAGAAGATTTAGAAAAAATATTAGCTAAAGACGATCGGCATCAAACTAAAAGAGTATTCTATAGAGCAATTGCAAGAAACACAGATGAAAGAACTATGATTAGTACTTTGTCTCCTAAAAATTGTTATTGTGTAAATTCAATGTATATAAATTATGAGAAAACACCAATATCTATTTATAAGAAATTATTTATTATATCTATTTTTAATTCATTAGCATTTGATTTTTTGCTAAGAAGATTTGTTGATTCAAATGTGCTAAAGTCATGCCTTTATCAATGTCCAATGCCCCAGCCCGAAAAAGATGAAATTCTAGCTAATCCGCTATACTTAACTTTAATAAAAAATACTTCCTTGCTAATAGCTAAAAATGATCTGGGGAACTTTAAATATTTACTTTACTTGGAACATTTTAAGTTTAGTAAAGAAGAAGTTGATAAAATCTTAAATCTAGATACCAAAGATGAATTTTTTAAAGAAAAAGAAAATGAAAACAATTTTATTGTAGCCAGTCTTTATTCACTTACCAAAGAAGATTTTATGGTTTTGCTTAATGATTTTAAGGTACTAAAAAATAAAAAAGGAGAAGACTATATTTTGTCTTTAATAAAAGGATATGAGAATTATTTAAGAATAAATAAACTTAACTCAACAATTCAATCTTAG
- a CDS encoding chromosome replication/partitioning protein has protein sequence MGKKENKKQVTLYKRVEIPTGEELNLDNNQDEELINYNKLKEQLKLNLKSDINNKIQRMRILYEIKQKELYKYDGFKSFKQFIRSYVIARSQAYMYLKIYEKVLEGTISIEKVKEIGFVATYKNILKNNSLYVYKENMIKENAEEDDNSQNIPIRILMKDKEVYDFCKKDTKRIYFILERLIKDKKNILSDLIIDYENHRKDKKKKVNS, from the coding sequence ATGGGGAAAAAAGAAAATAAAAAGCAAGTAACTTTATATAAAAGGGTTGAAATTCCTACAGGAGAAGAATTAAATTTAGATAATAATCAAGATGAAGAATTGATAAATTACAATAAACTAAAGGAACAGTTGAAATTAAATTTGAAATCCGATATTAATAATAAAATTCAAAGAATGAGGATTCTATATGAAATTAAACAAAAAGAACTTTATAAATATGATGGTTTTAAAAGTTTTAAACAGTTTATAAGGTCTTATGTAATTGCTAGAAGCCAAGCATATATGTATTTGAAAATTTATGAGAAAGTTTTAGAAGGGACTATTTCGATTGAAAAAGTTAAAGAAATAGGTTTTGTAGCTACATATAAAAATATATTAAAGAACAATTCTTTATATGTATATAAAGAAAATATGATTAAAGAAAATGCAGAAGAAGATGATAATAGTCAAAATATACCTATTCGAATTTTAATGAAAGATAAAGAAGTTTATGATTTTTGCAAAAAAGATACCAAAAGAATATATTTTATTCTAGAGAGGCTGATTAAAGATAAAAAAAATATCTTGTCAGATCTTATTATTGATTATGAAAATCATAGAAAAGATAAAAAGAAAAAAGTTAACTCTTGA
- a CDS encoding ParA family protein — protein MDIKKSDIITMASIKGGVGKSALSILFSYVLKELGKKVLLIDLDPQNSLTSYFNRYISNIEKYNSYSMLKGDFHFNECIYKIDDYISIIPSHPILGKFNSEAIDYKEIILEHHLNENIQNYNFDYVLLDTPPSLDFLLKNALNVTDYIVIPVQVEIWSIESFTILINAVNDIIKFRKKIYNISIVENQFIKNRKTIKEVEDLLYKEYKEYIKGKIHFSNSIKVLINGRLEPSTKEMYHKEIKDTLKNIFSL, from the coding sequence ATGGATATTAAAAAATCAGATATCATAACAATGGCTTCAATCAAGGGGGGAGTTGGAAAAAGTGCACTTTCTATACTTTTTTCTTATGTTTTAAAAGAATTGGGGAAAAAAGTACTATTAATTGATTTGGATCCACAAAATTCTTTAACTTCCTATTTTAATAGGTATATTTCAAATATTGAAAAATACAATTCCTACAGCATGTTAAAAGGGGATTTCCATTTTAATGAATGCATTTATAAAATTGATGATTATATATCTATAATTCCCTCTCATCCCATTTTAGGAAAATTTAATTCAGAAGCCATTGATTATAAAGAAATTATTTTAGAACATCATTTAAATGAAAATATTCAAAATTATAATTTTGATTATGTTTTATTAGATACTCCCCCCAGTTTAGATTTTCTTTTAAAGAATGCCTTAAATGTTACGGATTATATTGTAATTCCAGTTCAGGTAGAAATATGGTCAATAGAAAGTTTTACTATTTTGATTAATGCAGTTAATGATATTATAAAATTTAGGAAGAAAATATACAATATTTCTATTGTAGAGAACCAGTTTATAAAAAATAGAAAAACGATAAAAGAGGTGGAGGATTTGCTTTATAAAGAATATAAAGAATATATCAAGGGCAAGATACATTTTTCAAATAGCATAAAAGTTCTTATAAACGGGCGGTTAGAACCCTCTACAAAAGAAATGTATCATAAAGAAATAAAAGATACTTTAAAAAATATTTTTTCTTTATAG
- the eppA gene encoding exported protein A EppA: MQNKLITLVIFIKLEVINYLIDCYLYQNFDYLIKLGLYKIDYADKYGEKARNRFEQSYSRNKVFTVKQILKQTLVDLPKD; the protein is encoded by the coding sequence ATACAAAATAAATTGATAACTTTAGTTATATTCATAAAGCTTGAGGTTATAAATTATCTTATAGATTGTTATCTATATCAAAATTTTGATTATTTAATAAAATTAGGCTTGTATAAAATCGATTACGCTGATAAATATGGAGAAAAAGCCAGAAATAGATTTGAACAATCTTATTCTAGAAATAAAGTATTTACAGTTAAACAAATATTAAAACAAACTTTGGTCGATTTGCCTAAAGATTAG
- a CDS encoding plasmid maintenance protein, which produces MKSVISSHDHQTYKNKLLSKVCRLKKIISVIIYLNKEFEKKHSILINKEHFTYEKVKELRVHHQGDILRVLNSNIHKENKKETTINTLRIDLRFLVKLKALEKRILTFSNNFGEFKGKLCIYKVSPIAHKLIDVYFSSTKSDLIKKVKEEKDDLAEKKGYFKTENITENITVYNKQYINIYNKNSIEKSFFKRIKSITSKTKNPIKTLKNTLLNYKDFKNYLKYDYEVKDIKEFFLSKLNLYKHKIHFMRKTAPYKTDFYIIAGEFKDTYVTKWKENKINNFSGHASIIANNILTNILTKGLKFE; this is translated from the coding sequence ATGAAATCAGTTATATCTAGCCATGACCACCAAACCTATAAAAACAAACTACTTAGTAAAGTCTGCAGACTGAAAAAAATTATTTCGGTTATTATTTACTTAAATAAAGAGTTTGAAAAAAAACACAGCATCTTAATTAATAAAGAACACTTTACTTACGAAAAAGTAAAAGAGCTTCGAGTTCATCATCAAGGAGATATACTTCGAGTACTAAACTCAAATATACATAAAGAAAATAAAAAAGAAACCACAATTAATACTCTAAGAATAGATTTAAGATTTTTAGTTAAACTGAAAGCATTAGAAAAAAGAATACTAACATTTTCAAATAACTTTGGAGAATTTAAAGGAAAGCTTTGTATATATAAAGTATCACCCATTGCACATAAATTGATTGATGTATATTTTAGCAGCACTAAATCAGACTTAATTAAGAAAGTAAAGGAAGAAAAAGATGATTTAGCAGAAAAAAAAGGATATTTCAAAACTGAAAATATCACTGAAAATATCACTGTATATAATAAACAATATATAAATATATATAATAAGAATTCTATAGAAAAATCTTTCTTTAAAAGAATTAAATCAATAACTTCTAAAACTAAAAATCCAATTAAAACACTAAAAAATACTTTATTAAACTATAAAGATTTTAAAAATTATCTAAAATATGATTATGAGGTAAAAGATATTAAAGAATTTTTTTTATCTAAACTAAATCTTTATAAACATAAAATTCATTTTATGAGAAAAACTGCACCTTATAAAACCGATTTCTACATTATTGCAGGAGAATTTAAAGACACTTATGTTACTAAATGGAAAGAAAATAAAATAAATAACTTTTCAGGACATGCAAGTATAATAGCTAATAATATTTTAACCAATATTTTGACAAAAGGATTAAAATTTGAGTAG
- the bdr gene encoding Bdr family repetitive protein produces MLETKVNENDVYNELVRLGMNKILASDLATRFYHNEITIKDLEIVKLELQGFVRDEVSTVKDEINIVKGKIKSLKTEFDSKLKLHNWMIGIVLASQGTIAGILVSLFFYIVNKL; encoded by the coding sequence ATGTTAGAGACAAAAGTTAATGAAAACGATGTATATAATGAGCTCGTTAGGTTGGGTATGAATAAAATATTAGCAAGTGATTTGGCTACTAGATTTTATCATAATGAAATAACAATAAAGGATTTAGAGATTGTTAAACTAGAGCTTCAAGGTTTTGTAAGAGATGAAGTTAGCACTGTAAAAGATGAAATTAATATTGTAAAAGGAAAAATTAAAAGCTTAAAAACCGAATTCGATAGTAAATTAAAACTTCATAATTGGATGATAGGAATTGTATTAGCCTCTCAAGGAACAATAGCAGGTATTTTAGTTAGTCTATTCTTTTATATAGTGAATAAATTATAA
- a CDS encoding DUF226 domain-containing protein → MSRLLEKLKQKKALIKISNISIKKDTFSKIEEIDGKKVYYTKIFKHLIGFRITNKGQRLRLVFQEFNNLNKDYYFFNLFALEENDKFLGIKYGWDRLKKPLFLKKENNKIYAIKKLYHIEFRFKKGSIKSYILSLRTLLRKKEKEATEYYQFTLNHLEKMESKVYRFYNKKLPDGGILKKWILKNQIS, encoded by the coding sequence TTGAGTAGATTACTTGAAAAACTAAAACAAAAAAAGGCTTTGATAAAGATTAGCAACATTTCAATTAAAAAAGATACCTTTAGTAAAATAGAAGAAATAGACGGCAAAAAAGTATACTACACAAAAATATTTAAACATTTAATTGGCTTCAGAATTACTAACAAAGGACAAAGACTTAGACTTGTTTTTCAAGAATTTAATAATCTTAATAAAGATTATTACTTTTTTAACCTTTTTGCATTAGAAGAAAATGATAAATTTTTAGGAATAAAATATGGATGGGATCGTCTTAAAAAACCTTTATTTCTTAAAAAAGAAAATAATAAAATTTATGCAATAAAAAAACTATATCACATAGAGTTTAGGTTTAAAAAAGGATCTATTAAGTCCTATATATTGTCTTTAAGAACTTTGTTAAGAAAAAAAGAAAAAGAAGCCACCGAGTACTATCAGTTTACGTTAAATCATTTAGAAAAAATGGAAAGCAAGGTATATAGGTTTTACAATAAAAAATTACCAGACGGAGGAATTTTAAAAAAATGGATATTAAAAAATCAGATATCATAA